A single region of the Coriobacteriia bacterium genome encodes:
- a CDS encoding DUF2202 domain-containing protein has translation MSATSNRTAVLMTAASLALLLAVPTVASAYYDDARLAVRARGAVAAVAARTAPAVATPVVSDAAAVADAQLAEDLSFMREEERLAHDVYTVLAEKWGTPVFANIGKSEQKHTDTMATLLARYQVADPAAGAKPGVYAYPELQTLYNDLVAKGSTSLTDAFEVGKAIEEVDIADLDTRIARTDEADVVASFENLRAASVNHLRAFTNQLAGSAGGGAGASGGSGAGAGRGAGRGAGRN, from the coding sequence ATGAGCGCTACATCGAACCGCACCGCCGTCCTCATGACGGCCGCATCGCTCGCACTCCTGCTCGCAGTACCGACCGTCGCGTCCGCTTACTACGATGACGCCCGTCTGGCCGTCAGGGCACGCGGGGCGGTCGCAGCCGTCGCAGCCCGCACGGCGCCGGCCGTCGCTACCCCGGTGGTCAGCGATGCCGCTGCCGTCGCCGACGCACAGCTCGCCGAGGACCTGAGCTTCATGCGCGAGGAGGAGCGTCTCGCCCACGATGTGTACACCGTACTCGCCGAGAAGTGGGGCACCCCGGTCTTCGCGAACATCGGGAAGAGTGAACAGAAGCACACCGACACCATGGCGACGCTGCTCGCCCGCTACCAGGTCGCCGACCCGGCCGCCGGTGCCAAGCCGGGCGTGTACGCCTACCCCGAGCTGCAGACGCTCTACAACGACCTCGTAGCAAAGGGCTCGACTTCACTGACCGACGCATTCGAGGTCGGCAAGGCCATCGAGGAAGTCGATATCGCCGATCTCGACACCCGGATCGCTCGGACCGACGAGGCCGACGTGGTCGCGTCGTTTGAGAACCTGCGCGCCGCTTCGGTCAACCATCTGCGGGCCTTCACCAACCAGCTGGCTGGGTCTGCCGGCGGCGGCGCGGGTGCTAGCGGCGGCTCCGGTGCCGGTGCGGGTCGCGGTGCCGGCCGCGGCGCGGGCCGCAACTAG
- a CDS encoding redoxin domain-containing protein — translation MPEAKQLEIGDIAPPINATTIGGDSFDLAEQLGKYVVIWFFPRAMTPG, via the coding sequence ATGCCTGAAGCCAAGCAGCTCGAGATCGGCGACATCGCACCACCAATCAATGCCACCACCATCGGTGGCGACTCCTTCGACCTTGCCGAGCAACTCGGGAAGTACGTCGTCATCTGGTTCTTCCCGCGAGCGATGACGCCCGGTTGA
- a CDS encoding DUF2089 domain-containing protein — MSEDRSRILNMLAEGKVTAEEAERLLDALDSRTGASTDAGSSPIKGDPSPLLEALPKFLYVKVNSENGDTVDVKIPIALVRSGLKLTSLIPPQAMDQINDSMSEHGMSIDFSNLKPEDIDELVQALREMEISVDSANGDKVRVYCA; from the coding sequence ATGAGTGAAGACCGCAGCAGAATCCTGAACATGCTCGCCGAAGGCAAGGTCACCGCCGAGGAGGCCGAAAGGCTGCTCGACGCGCTCGACTCCCGCACGGGCGCGAGCACCGACGCAGGCTCGTCGCCGATCAAGGGCGATCCCTCCCCCCTGCTCGAGGCGCTTCCCAAGTTCCTGTACGTGAAGGTGAACTCCGAAAACGGCGACACCGTGGACGTGAAGATCCCCATCGCGCTCGTTCGCTCCGGCCTCAAACTCACGTCGCTCATCCCGCCGCAGGCGATGGACCAGATCAATGACTCCATGTCCGAGCACGGCATGTCCATCGACTTCTCCAACCTCAAGCCCGAGGACATCGACGAACTGGTACAGGCCCTGCGCGAGATGGAGATCAGCGTCGACTCGGCCAACGGCGACAAGGTGCGCGTCTACTGCGCATAA
- a CDS encoding DUF2089 domain-containing protein: MSNEWHELTDLTAERAFLVTEVRLETGICIQGEFELPPLARLRYEDQVFISEFLRSHGSIKDMEKAFGISYPTVKNRLNRIIEQLQLVQIDVAAPAAQPDDALDLLERGEISAEEAAERLRR, encoded by the coding sequence ATGAGCAACGAGTGGCACGAGCTGACCGATCTGACTGCGGAACGAGCGTTCCTCGTGACCGAGGTGCGCCTCGAAACCGGCATCTGCATCCAAGGTGAGTTCGAGCTTCCGCCTCTGGCGCGGCTGCGCTACGAGGATCAGGTCTTCATCTCGGAGTTTCTGCGTAGCCACGGCTCGATCAAGGACATGGAGAAGGCCTTCGGGATCAGCTACCCCACAGTGAAGAACCGCCTCAACCGCATCATCGAGCAGTTGCAGCTCGTCCAGATCGACGTGGCTGCTCCCGCAGCGCAGCCCGACGACGCGCTCGACCTGCTCGAGCGCGGCGAGATCTCGGCAGAAGAGGCGGCCGAGAGGCTGCGGCGATGA
- a CDS encoding DUF3459 domain-containing protein has translation MSNHPWWKTGVIYQIPVASFADSDGDGYGDLRGVRDKLDHLSGAEGSLGVDAIWLTPINPSPMSDFGYDVADYNGINPRFGTMADFDSLLDDCHERGIKLMTDLVLNHTSDEHPWFTESRSSRDNPKRDWYVWRDGRGAGRPPNRWVSVAEGRAWQYDSATKQYYYHAFLPFQPDLNWRNPQVRAEMFDVMRFWLDKGVDGFRLDLINFLYEDEQFRDNPRRIGRRPYFWQEHIYDRSQPESVEAVREMRRIADGYADRALMGEVFTDVSEDVAEYLGDGNDALHLSFYLDFARRRWNAEGFRESVGWLEANLPTDAWPCYYLNNHDLVRSVSRHGGGPHADARAKVAAAMLLTLRGTPIIYAGEEIGMPMSKVPWRIMKDPLGTRYWPLSQGRDGARTPMQWDCGYNSGFSSGEPWLPVDPSHPERNVATQEADPDSLLNWYRRVIRLRSATPALNSGSYRAIEDVPRGVYAYVRQSAAEKFAVALNFTARPLGLYTAALGAGDTWRTAISTHREPGTPADSAAIELQPHEVLILEAIA, from the coding sequence TTGTCGAACCATCCATGGTGGAAGACGGGCGTGATCTACCAGATTCCGGTGGCCAGCTTCGCCGACTCAGACGGCGACGGTTACGGGGACCTGCGCGGCGTACGCGACAAGCTCGACCACCTGTCAGGTGCCGAGGGGTCGCTAGGCGTCGATGCGATCTGGCTCACGCCGATCAACCCGTCGCCCATGAGCGACTTCGGCTACGACGTTGCCGACTACAACGGCATCAACCCGCGCTTCGGCACGATGGCCGACTTCGACTCGCTTCTCGATGACTGTCACGAACGCGGCATCAAGCTGATGACCGATCTCGTACTCAACCACACCTCCGACGAGCACCCGTGGTTCACCGAGTCGCGCTCCTCGCGCGACAACCCCAAGCGCGACTGGTACGTCTGGCGTGACGGGAGGGGTGCGGGTCGGCCACCCAACCGATGGGTGTCGGTGGCCGAAGGCAGAGCGTGGCAGTACGACTCGGCGACGAAGCAGTACTACTACCATGCGTTCCTGCCGTTCCAGCCCGACCTCAACTGGCGAAACCCGCAGGTCAGAGCCGAGATGTTCGACGTGATGCGCTTCTGGCTCGACAAGGGCGTCGATGGCTTTCGGCTTGACCTCATCAACTTCCTCTACGAGGACGAGCAGTTCCGAGACAACCCGCGGCGCATCGGCCGGCGGCCGTACTTCTGGCAGGAACACATCTACGACCGTTCGCAGCCTGAGAGTGTCGAGGCCGTGCGCGAGATGCGGCGCATCGCCGATGGCTACGCCGACCGCGCGCTCATGGGCGAGGTCTTCACCGACGTCAGCGAGGACGTCGCCGAGTATCTCGGCGATGGCAACGACGCTCTGCACCTGTCGTTCTACCTCGACTTCGCCCGTCGCCGGTGGAACGCCGAGGGATTCCGTGAATCGGTGGGGTGGCTCGAGGCGAACCTGCCCACAGACGCGTGGCCCTGCTACTACCTCAACAATCACGACTTAGTGCGCTCCGTGAGCCGCCACGGCGGCGGCCCTCACGCCGACGCTCGAGCGAAGGTGGCGGCTGCGATGCTGCTCACCTTGCGTGGCACGCCCATCATCTACGCGGGCGAAGAGATCGGCATGCCCATGAGCAAGGTGCCGTGGCGCATCATGAAGGACCCGCTCGGCACGAGGTATTGGCCGCTCTCGCAAGGTCGCGACGGCGCTCGCACGCCGATGCAGTGGGACTGCGGGTACAACTCCGGCTTCTCGAGCGGCGAGCCGTGGCTGCCGGTCGATCCGTCGCATCCCGAGCGCAACGTCGCCACGCAGGAGGCCGACCCCGACTCGCTGCTCAACTGGTATCGGCGCGTCATCCGGCTTCGATCGGCGACACCCGCGCTCAACTCGGGGAGCTACCGAGCGATCGAAGACGTGCCACGAGGCGTCTACGCCTACGTCCGCCAGTCGGCCGCCGAGAAGTTCGCGGTCGCGCTGAACTTCACCGCACGGCCGCTGGGCCTGTACACAGCCGCGCTCGGTGCAGGGGACACGTGGCGTACCGCGATCTCGACGCATCGTGAGCCCGGCACCCCTGCAGACTCTGCGGCGATCGAGTTGCAGCCTCACGAGGTTCTGATCCTCGAGGCGATCGCCTGA
- a CDS encoding 4Fe-4S binding protein: MTFSRSRVRRVVQLLLLLAFAGLTVSALEFGEAWLPSSLFSRLDPLVGLAATLASRAFIMFWAASLLTVLFTIAFGRAWCGWICPLGTVLDVMPAPERFRRKLSPRWSIGKFATLAFVLVAALFGNLGPMILDPITIVMRPLQELGRPFVGSDALSQSVGVDLGRDFVPSVAFLSLAPLLLVLALNLFERRLWCRGLCPLGGLLGLVSKLPGVRRRVDTDACTSCARCSKVCPTSAIDRDGGFNSDPAECIACLSCTDACQTHANAFGVEVPRLAVPRFEPSRRDALVAAGATGMGLAVALILAAQAHAEIMRPPSTDESRLARLCVRCGACYGDCPTGALRPSVSFGSEAGPWTPMLDERPPHCSLNCNLCAKSCPTDALHTPTEDEVLAQGLGVRAEVDRDRCRAWASNRQCMDCQKVCPIAGAILGEERPADLPSHGGRRVLVPVVDTKLCIGCNLCATACVVRPAAIGAPLPPHSDTPQPRHMGMPPAMRDAIGEQ; this comes from the coding sequence GTGACCTTCTCACGATCACGCGTTCGCCGGGTCGTTCAACTGCTGCTCCTGCTGGCCTTCGCGGGGCTGACCGTGAGTGCCCTTGAGTTCGGCGAGGCGTGGCTGCCGTCAAGCCTGTTCTCGCGGCTTGACCCCTTGGTGGGCTTGGCGGCCACATTGGCCTCGCGTGCGTTCATCATGTTCTGGGCGGCATCGCTGCTCACGGTGCTGTTCACGATCGCCTTCGGCCGCGCCTGGTGTGGGTGGATCTGCCCGCTCGGGACGGTGCTCGACGTCATGCCGGCACCCGAGCGGTTTCGCAGGAAGCTGTCACCGCGATGGAGCATCGGAAAGTTCGCCACATTAGCATTTGTGCTGGTGGCAGCCCTGTTCGGCAACCTCGGGCCAATGATCCTCGACCCGATCACAATCGTCATGCGCCCGCTTCAGGAGCTCGGCAGGCCATTCGTCGGAAGCGATGCGCTGAGCCAGAGCGTCGGCGTGGACCTAGGCCGGGACTTCGTGCCGTCGGTCGCATTCCTCTCGCTGGCGCCTCTGCTCCTCGTGCTGGCCCTCAACCTGTTCGAGCGCCGTCTGTGGTGCCGCGGTCTGTGCCCGCTCGGAGGTCTGCTCGGGTTGGTCTCGAAGTTGCCGGGCGTACGGCGACGCGTGGACACCGATGCCTGCACATCGTGCGCGCGCTGCAGCAAGGTCTGCCCGACCAGCGCCATCGACCGTGACGGCGGATTCAACTCAGACCCGGCTGAATGCATAGCCTGCCTGTCGTGCACCGACGCGTGCCAAACGCACGCGAACGCCTTCGGTGTCGAAGTCCCGCGGCTGGCAGTGCCGAGGTTCGAGCCCTCGCGCAGGGATGCTCTCGTGGCGGCAGGTGCCACCGGGATGGGACTGGCGGTAGCGCTGATCCTCGCCGCGCAGGCGCACGCAGAGATCATGCGCCCCCCGTCCACCGATGAGTCCAGACTCGCCCGCCTCTGCGTGAGGTGCGGTGCTTGCTACGGCGACTGCCCTACCGGTGCCCTGCGCCCCAGCGTGTCGTTCGGCTCGGAGGCGGGTCCGTGGACCCCGATGCTCGACGAGCGGCCGCCTCATTGCTCACTGAACTGCAACCTCTGTGCGAAGTCCTGCCCGACCGATGCCCTACACACGCCCACGGAGGACGAGGTGTTGGCGCAGGGGCTTGGTGTGCGGGCAGAGGTCGACCGAGATCGCTGTCGCGCGTGGGCTTCCAACCGGCAGTGCATGGATTGTCAGAAGGTCTGCCCGATCGCGGGTGCGATTCTGGGAGAGGAGAGACCCGCTGATCTGCCTTCGCATGGCGGAAGGCGAGTGCTGGTGCCGGTCGTCGATACCAAGCTGTGCATCGGCTGCAATCTGTGCGCGACCGCTTGCGTCGTGCGTCCCGCCGCCATCGGAGCGCCGCTGCCGCCGCATTCCGATACGCCACAGCCGCGTCATATGGGCATGCCGCCGGCGATGAGGGATGCGATCGGCGAGCAGTAG